One genomic segment of Pandoraea thiooxydans includes these proteins:
- a CDS encoding TetR/AcrR family transcriptional regulator: protein MAHLARTAADLFEAHGYEAVTMELIAAAADVAKGTLYNHFPVKEAVLAHWLHMELATNLAMLHEALQTRPGFAEGARFVLDHSANWCETHPDYLAPYLRFRFLGIGAVPSASHDSEQLSDIVDTFGWLIRRGQASGDIRDDLDAESLAIAFHHLYLGAMLRWLADPSLRLREEFNATVELFLHGAASPASAPAKASPKPRKKS, encoded by the coding sequence ATGGCGCACCTTGCACGCACCGCTGCCGATCTATTCGAGGCCCACGGCTACGAGGCGGTGACCATGGAGTTGATCGCCGCCGCGGCGGACGTGGCCAAGGGCACGCTGTACAACCATTTCCCGGTCAAGGAGGCGGTGCTCGCGCATTGGCTGCATATGGAACTCGCGACGAATCTGGCGATGCTGCACGAGGCGCTGCAGACCCGGCCCGGCTTCGCCGAAGGCGCGCGGTTTGTGCTGGACCACTCGGCCAACTGGTGCGAGACCCATCCGGACTATCTCGCGCCCTACCTGCGCTTCCGGTTCCTTGGTATCGGCGCAGTGCCCTCTGCCTCGCACGACAGCGAGCAATTGAGCGACATCGTCGACACTTTCGGTTGGCTGATCCGGCGCGGGCAAGCTTCAGGCGACATTCGTGACGATCTGGATGCGGAAAGCCTCGCCATTGCGTTCCACCACCTCTACCTCGGCGCCATGCTGCGCTGGCTTGCCGACCCGAGCCTGAGACTGCGCGAAGAATTCAACGCAACCGTCGAATTGTTCCTGCACGGAGCAGCGAGCCCAGCCAGTGCGCCGGCCAAGGCATCGCCCAAACCCAGGAAGAAAAGCTGA
- a CDS encoding sigma-70 family RNA polymerase sigma factor, which translates to MTDLPPTTQAAASFDPLRRTLIRVAYRMLGSVADAEDVVQDAFIRWMNADRTEVRVPEAYLRRMVMRLCLDQLKSARHQRETYIGPWLPEPVVEEDPQDDITLPLMLALERLSPLERAAFLLHDVFGLEFDEIAATIQREPAACRQLATRARAHVRESRPRFQVEKQHGLKLAEAFFAASRSGDMSALGALLAADVSIHADGGGKRSAAGHPVLGFEAVMAVHARLADLFREHASTFVRACLINGLPGFITREADGELQTTALEIEDGKVRAIYVVRNPDKLRHLH; encoded by the coding sequence ATGACGGACCTGCCTCCCACCACGCAAGCCGCGGCGAGCTTCGACCCGCTGCGGCGCACGCTGATCCGGGTCGCGTACCGGATGCTCGGCTCGGTGGCCGACGCCGAAGACGTCGTGCAGGACGCGTTCATCCGCTGGATGAACGCCGATCGCACCGAGGTGCGCGTGCCCGAGGCCTACCTGCGCCGCATGGTGATGCGGCTGTGCCTCGACCAGCTCAAGTCGGCCAGGCATCAGCGCGAGACCTACATCGGCCCATGGCTGCCCGAGCCGGTCGTGGAGGAAGACCCGCAGGACGACATCACGCTGCCGCTGATGCTCGCGCTCGAACGTCTCTCGCCGCTCGAGCGCGCGGCGTTCCTGCTGCATGACGTGTTCGGGCTGGAGTTCGACGAAATCGCCGCGACCATCCAGCGCGAGCCCGCCGCGTGCCGTCAACTCGCGACCCGGGCGCGCGCCCATGTGCGGGAATCACGCCCGCGCTTTCAGGTCGAGAAGCAGCACGGCCTGAAGCTCGCCGAGGCGTTCTTCGCGGCTTCGCGCAGCGGCGACATGAGTGCGCTCGGCGCGCTGTTGGCCGCCGACGTGAGCATCCATGCGGACGGCGGCGGCAAGCGATCGGCCGCTGGCCACCCGGTCCTCGGTTTCGAAGCGGTGATGGCGGTGCACGCGCGCCTGGCCGACCTGTTCCGCGAGCACGCCTCGACCTTCGTGCGCGCGTGCCTGATCAACGGCCTGCCGGGCTTCATCACGCGCGAGGCCGACGGCGAACTGCAGACGACCGCCCTCGAAATCGAGGACGGCAAGGTGCGCGCCATTTACGTGGTGCGCAATCCGGACAAGCTGCGGCATCTGCACTAG
- a CDS encoding carboxymuconolactone decarboxylase family protein, with protein MTAKLDPFAAAPALMKTWMSTSLAAAGSLEPSLVALVEVRASQINGCANCINIHATDARDKGETEQRLYLLAAWREAPCYSERERAALGWTDALTRLCEGHALAGARSALNDHFSQEEQVNLTLLVNVINGWNRLAVGFGLWADPAALKAARVAAE; from the coding sequence ATGACTGCCAAGCTCGATCCGTTCGCCGCCGCCCCCGCCCTGATGAAAACCTGGATGAGCACATCGCTGGCCGCGGCCGGCAGCCTCGAGCCCAGCCTGGTTGCGCTGGTCGAAGTGCGCGCGTCGCAGATCAACGGATGCGCGAACTGCATTAACATTCACGCGACCGATGCGCGCGACAAAGGCGAGACCGAGCAGCGCCTGTATCTGCTGGCGGCCTGGCGCGAAGCGCCGTGCTATTCCGAGCGCGAACGCGCGGCGCTCGGCTGGACCGACGCGCTGACGCGACTGTGCGAAGGCCATGCGCTGGCCGGCGCGCGCAGCGCGCTCAACGATCATTTCAGTCAGGAGGAACAGGTGAACCTTACGCTGCTCGTCAACGTCATCAACGGCTGGAACCGCCTCGCGGTCGGCTTCGGCCTGTGGGCCGATCCGGCGGCGCTGAAAGCCGCCAGGGTTGCGGCCGAATGA
- a CDS encoding GntR family transcriptional regulator, giving the protein MQIDNRLPRYQRLRDELAAQIAERRWRPGEAIPTEQELARSYDVAVGTVRKAVDVLVAEGMLERFQGRGTFVRRVSFDGSLFRFFRFQSRLGERRIPSSRILKREVLEAPSAVSSALQIAPNAKVIRMSRLRIIDDAPMLAEEIWLPYEPFAAFAELDLADIGDLLYPVYEAQCGQVVASANETLTVETVDPMHARLLRIERGAPVVVIERLAFGYDRRPLEWRRSRGPASEFLYQVEIR; this is encoded by the coding sequence ATGCAAATCGACAACCGCTTGCCGCGCTACCAGCGCCTGCGTGACGAGTTGGCCGCACAGATCGCCGAGCGGCGCTGGCGGCCGGGCGAGGCCATTCCCACCGAGCAGGAGCTCGCGCGCAGTTACGACGTTGCGGTGGGCACGGTGCGCAAGGCCGTGGATGTGCTGGTCGCCGAGGGCATGCTCGAGCGCTTTCAGGGGCGCGGCACGTTTGTGCGGCGGGTGAGTTTCGATGGTTCGCTGTTTCGCTTTTTCCGGTTTCAGAGCCGGCTTGGCGAGCGCCGCATTCCGTCGAGCCGCATTCTGAAGCGCGAAGTGCTCGAGGCGCCGTCCGCCGTTTCGTCGGCGCTGCAGATCGCGCCGAATGCCAAGGTGATTCGCATGTCGCGGCTGCGGATCATCGATGACGCCCCGATGCTCGCCGAGGAGATCTGGCTGCCTTACGAGCCTTTTGCCGCCTTCGCCGAGCTCGACCTCGCCGACATCGGCGATCTGCTGTACCCCGTCTACGAGGCGCAGTGCGGCCAGGTGGTCGCATCGGCCAACGAGACCCTGACCGTGGAGACGGTCGATCCGATGCACGCGCGGCTGTTGCGTATCGAGCGCGGCGCGCCGGTGGTGGTGATCGAGCGGCTGGCCTTCGGCTACGACCGTCGCCCGCTCGAATGGCGGCGCTCGCGCGGGCCGGCCAGTGAATTCCTTTACCAGGTCGAGATCCGCTAG
- a CDS encoding MFS transporter — protein MFSWFKQISSSEKRTFWACFGGWALDALDVQMFSLVIPAIIAEWAISKTQAGYVGGATLIASAVGGWIAGAMADRIGRVRTLQITIAFFAVFTFASAFAQDYTQFLLLKTLQGLGFGGEWAAGAVLMAESIRPEHRGRAMGTVQSAWAVGWAAAVLLYMLAFSVMPAHMAWRAMFAAGILPALLILYVRRHVKEPEAPRQAARNAGNRDDSAPLVGIFSPRMLRMTLVGALLGVGAHGGYYALMTWLPTYLKTERHLSVLGTGGYLAVIIFAFFCGCVASSHLLDRIGRRGTILSFAICCVATVLIYLFLPLGNAAMLVLGFPLGFFAAGIPASMGALFSELYPRGVRGTGVGFCYNFGRVASAAFPVLVGHMAASMPLGYAIGIDAAIAYSIVALAVLMLPETRGRSLAESLPGGEPAQAATAGHQARY, from the coding sequence ATGTTCAGTTGGTTCAAGCAAATATCGTCGTCCGAAAAGCGTACCTTCTGGGCGTGCTTCGGCGGCTGGGCGCTCGATGCGCTCGACGTGCAGATGTTCAGTCTGGTGATTCCGGCGATCATCGCCGAATGGGCGATCAGTAAAACCCAGGCCGGTTATGTGGGCGGGGCCACGCTGATCGCCTCGGCGGTAGGTGGCTGGATTGCCGGTGCCATGGCCGACCGCATCGGGCGGGTGCGCACCTTGCAGATCACGATCGCGTTTTTTGCAGTGTTTACTTTCGCCTCGGCGTTCGCGCAGGACTACACGCAGTTTCTGCTGCTGAAAACGCTGCAGGGCCTCGGTTTCGGCGGCGAGTGGGCCGCCGGCGCGGTGCTGATGGCCGAGTCGATCCGCCCCGAGCATCGCGGCAGGGCGATGGGCACGGTGCAAAGCGCCTGGGCGGTCGGCTGGGCCGCCGCGGTGCTTCTCTATATGCTGGCGTTTTCCGTGATGCCCGCGCATATGGCCTGGCGCGCGATGTTCGCCGCCGGTATTTTGCCCGCGCTGCTCATTCTTTACGTGCGCCGTCATGTCAAGGAGCCCGAGGCGCCGCGCCAGGCGGCGCGCAACGCCGGCAACCGCGACGACAGCGCGCCGCTGGTCGGCATCTTCTCGCCGCGCATGCTGCGCATGACGCTGGTCGGCGCGCTGCTGGGCGTGGGCGCGCACGGTGGCTACTATGCGCTGATGACCTGGCTGCCGACTTACCTGAAGACCGAGCGGCACCTCTCGGTGCTCGGCACCGGCGGGTATCTGGCGGTGATCATCTTCGCGTTCTTTTGCGGTTGCGTGGCCAGTTCTCACTTGCTCGACCGCATTGGCCGGCGCGGCACGATCCTGTCGTTCGCGATTTGCTGCGTGGCCACGGTGCTGATCTACCTGTTCCTGCCGCTCGGCAACGCCGCGATGCTGGTGCTGGGCTTTCCGCTGGGGTTTTTCGCCGCGGGGATTCCGGCCAGCATGGGCGCGCTGTTCAGCGAGTTGTATCCGCGCGGCGTGCGTGGCACGGGCGTCGGATTCTGCTATAACTTCGGACGCGTCGCGTCGGCCGCTTTCCCGGTGCTGGTCGGGCATATGGCTGCGAGCATGCCGCTGGGCTATGCGATCGGGATCGATGCGGCGATTGCCTATAGTATCGTCGCGCTGGCCGTGCTGATGCTGCCCGAGACGCGCGGGCGCTCGCTGGCCGAGAGCCTGCCCGGCGGCGAGCCGGCGCAGGCAGCCACGGCCGGCCATCAGGCCCGCTACTGA
- a CDS encoding amidohydrolase family protein, with amino-acid sequence MFMQNVSTMLEISDSLACAASPRAEAITAIDTHAHVFVRDLPLARQRRYAPGYDAPLGAYLAQLDAHGVSHGVLVQPSFLGTDNAYLLQSLAAQPERLRGIVVIDPLEAAADAQRLQRWARAGVVGIRLNLLGMPDPDFAAAAWQTLLPSLAALGWQIELQCEASRLARLVRPLLEHGLDVVIDHFGLPDPAQGVTDPGFRYLLTLGATRRVWVKLSAAYRSAAGVAGEAIARAATPLLRHAFGPERLLWGSDWPHTRFETTVDYSQACRAIQALLPDADERRAVLVDTPARLFRFG; translated from the coding sequence ATGTTTATGCAAAACGTATCGACCATGCTGGAGATTTCCGACTCGCTCGCCTGCGCGGCTTCGCCGCGTGCCGAAGCCATCACGGCCATCGATACGCACGCGCACGTGTTCGTGCGCGATCTGCCGTTGGCGCGGCAACGCCGCTACGCGCCGGGTTACGACGCGCCGCTTGGCGCCTATCTGGCGCAACTGGATGCGCACGGCGTGTCGCATGGGGTGCTGGTGCAACCCAGTTTTCTGGGAACCGACAACGCCTATTTGCTGCAATCGCTCGCCGCGCAACCGGAACGGCTGCGCGGCATCGTGGTGATCGACCCGCTCGAGGCCGCCGCGGATGCGCAGCGGCTGCAGCGATGGGCGCGGGCCGGCGTGGTCGGCATTCGCCTGAATCTGCTCGGCATGCCCGATCCCGATTTCGCTGCCGCCGCGTGGCAAACGCTGCTGCCGAGCCTGGCGGCATTGGGCTGGCAGATCGAATTGCAGTGCGAAGCGTCGCGGCTGGCCCGGTTGGTTCGGCCGCTGCTCGAACACGGCCTGGACGTCGTGATCGACCATTTCGGCTTGCCGGATCCGGCGCAAGGCGTCACCGACCCGGGCTTTCGTTATTTGCTGACGCTGGGCGCGACGCGGCGGGTCTGGGTCAAGCTCTCGGCGGCGTACCGCAGTGCCGCGGGCGTCGCCGGCGAGGCAATCGCACGCGCGGCGACGCCGCTGCTCAGGCACGCCTTCGGGCCCGAGCGCCTGCTGTGGGGCAGCGATTGGCCGCACACCCGCTTCGAGACCACGGTGGACTATAGCCAGGCTTGCCGCGCGATACAGGCGCTGCTGCCCGATGCCGACGAGCGGCGCGCGGTGCTGGTCGATACGCCGGCCCGACTCTTCAGGTTCGGTTGA
- a CDS encoding chloride channel protein: MQLRYLMDQRTFQRAYRLWLHYGIFWLGAIAVGLIAVLYAELIDVGYAAFLHVAKHYPWLPLLVTPAVSAACVWITLKFFKGSEGSGIPQVIAMLHGPAELGERLLTIRILIGKILVSFLAILGGLTIGREGPTIHVGSALMYNLRRFYPKRFRAMRGVALERRLALAGAAAGLSAAFNAPLAGVVFAIEELTRSFEQRTSGVLITAIIFAGIVSLGLQGNYTYFGTINIGSRFPDLLVVAVAMIGVLAGCAGGIFCWLLLNTSRWMPASVFALRAKRPVYFGALFGLVIAVVGVASGGHTFGSGYAEARSMLDQRGHFTVFYPALKMVSMVGSYLPGSPGGLFAPSLAIGAGIGNTLHLVFSQMQLPMLIALGMVGYLAAVTQSPITAFVIVIEMINGHALVIALMATALISSRVSSFFAPPLYEALSERYHSNEHKQPAA; the protein is encoded by the coding sequence ATGCAATTGCGCTACCTGATGGATCAACGGACATTCCAGCGCGCCTACCGGCTGTGGCTCCACTATGGCATTTTCTGGCTTGGCGCCATTGCGGTGGGTCTGATCGCCGTGCTTTACGCTGAATTGATCGACGTCGGTTATGCCGCATTCCTGCATGTCGCCAAACATTATCCGTGGCTGCCGCTGCTGGTCACGCCCGCGGTCAGCGCGGCGTGCGTGTGGATCACGCTGAAATTCTTCAAGGGCTCCGAGGGCAGCGGTATCCCGCAGGTGATCGCGATGCTGCACGGGCCGGCCGAGCTGGGCGAGCGGCTGCTCACGATCCGCATTCTGATCGGCAAGATTCTGGTGTCGTTTCTTGCGATTCTCGGTGGCCTGACGATTGGCCGCGAGGGTCCGACCATTCACGTCGGTTCGGCGTTGATGTATAACCTGCGCCGCTTCTATCCGAAGCGCTTCCGTGCGATGCGCGGCGTCGCGCTGGAGCGGCGGCTGGCGCTGGCCGGCGCCGCGGCAGGATTGTCGGCCGCGTTCAATGCGCCGCTGGCCGGGGTGGTGTTCGCCATCGAGGAATTGACCCGCAGTTTCGAGCAGCGTACCAGCGGGGTGCTGATCACCGCGATTATCTTCGCCGGTATCGTCTCGCTGGGTCTGCAGGGCAACTACACTTATTTCGGCACCATCAATATCGGCTCGCGCTTTCCCGATCTGCTGGTCGTGGCCGTGGCGATGATCGGCGTGCTCGCGGGCTGCGCCGGCGGCATCTTCTGCTGGCTGCTGCTCAATACCTCGCGCTGGATGCCGGCCTCCGTGTTCGCGCTGCGCGCCAAGCGCCCGGTTTACTTCGGCGCCCTGTTCGGTCTGGTGATCGCCGTGGTCGGCGTGGCCTCGGGCGGCCACACGTTCGGCAGCGGCTACGCCGAAGCGCGCTCGATGCTGGATCAGCGCGGTCACTTCACGGTGTTTTACCCGGCGCTCAAAATGGTGTCGATGGTCGGCTCGTATTTGCCGGGCTCGCCGGGCGGGCTGTTCGCGCCGTCGCTGGCAATCGGCGCAGGCATCGGCAATACGCTGCACCTGGTGTTTTCGCAAATGCAGTTGCCGATGCTTATCGCGCTGGGCATGGTCGGCTATCTGGCCGCCGTCACGCAGAGCCCGATCACCGCGTTCGTCATCGTCATCGAGATGATCAACGGTCACGCGCTGGTGATCGCGCTGATGGCCACCGCGCTTATCTCCAGCCGCGTCTCGAGCTTCTTTGCGCCGCCGCTGTACGAGGCGCTGTCGGAGCGCTATCACAGTAACGAGCACAAGCAACCGGCAGCATGA